A genomic segment from Triticum dicoccoides isolate Atlit2015 ecotype Zavitan chromosome 1A, WEW_v2.0, whole genome shotgun sequence encodes:
- the LOC119337613 gene encoding gibberellin 2-beta-dioxygenase 3-like, producing MVAITVPISVDAIPLVKCAHAAAAAVPSVDLSAPGAAAAVADACRGVGFFRATNHGVPAALADALEERAAAFFALPHKDKLEASARPLGYGSKSIGCNGDVGWLEYILLSVGSGSVAAASLPASLRAALEEYTDAVREVGARVLELMADGLGVAEEHRGVLRRMVAPDEADEMVRVNHYPPCPCPLAAGQRGVTGFGEHTDPQIISVLRSNRIGGLQIMLPDGRWVPVAPDPDSLFVNVGDSLQVLTNGRFQSVKHRVVAPAEGQQSRLSVIYFGGPAPAQRIAPLPELMREGERSLYRDFTWAEYKKAAYKSRLGDHRLGPFELPAAKETNSSDHHCSSNAVQPPARAPPHVATVY from the exons ATGGTGGCCATCACGGTGCCCATCTCGGTGGACGCGATCCCTCTGGTGAAATGCGCACATGCGGCGGCGGCCGCGGTGCCGAGCGTCGACCTGTCGGCGCCGGGCGCTGCGGCGGCCGTGGCGGACGCGTGCCGCGGCGTCGGCTTCTTCAGGGCGACCAACCACGGCGTGCCGGCGGCCCTCGCGGACGCGCTGGAGGAACGCGCCGCGGCCTTCTTCGCGCTGCCGCACAAGGACAAGCTGGAGGCGTCGGCGCGGCCCTTGGGCTACGGCAGCAAGAGCATCGGCTGCAACGGCGACGTGGGCTGGCTCGAGTACATCCTGCTCTCCGTCGGGTCCGGCTCCGTCGCGGCGGCCTCCCTGCCGGCGTCGCTCCGGGCGGCGCTCGAGGAGTACACGGACGCGGTGCGGGAGGTGGGCGCGCGGGTGCTGGAGCTCATGGCGGATGGGCTCGGCGTCGCGGAGGAGCACCGCGGCGTGCTGCGGCGGATGGTGGCGCCGGACGAAGCCGACGAGATGGTGCGCGTGAACCACTACCCGCCGTGCCCCTGCCCCCTGGCGGCGGGGCAGCGCGGCGTGACGGGGTTCGGGGAGCACACGGACCCGCAGATCATCTCCGTGCTCCGGTCCAACCGCATCGGGGGCCTCCAGATCATGCTGCCGGACGGCCGCTGGGTCCCCGTGGCCCCCGACCCCGATTCCCTCTTCGTCAATGTCGGGGACTCCCTCCAG GTGCTGACCAACGGGCGGTTCCAGAGCGTGAAGCACCGGGTGGTGGCGCCGGCGGAGGGGCAGCAGTCGCGGCTGTCGGTGATCTACTTCGGCGGGCCGGCACCGGCGCAGCGCATCGCGCCGCTGCCGGAGCTGATGCGTGAAGGTGAGCGGAGCCTGTACAGGGACTTCACCTGGGCCGAGTACAAGAAGGCCGCCTACAAGTCCCGCCTCGGCGACCACCGCCTCGGCCCCTTCGAGCTCCCAGCCGCCAAAGAGACCAACAGCTCCGACCACCACTGCAGCAGCAACGCCGTCCAGCCGCCGGCGCGGGCGCCCCCTCACGTGGCAACAGTGTACTAG